AGATCTTGTAAGATGAGCGCAACCGTAGGCGAGCGGCGAACGAGGGTTAAGGTGGACAGCCGGCCATTGGTTGGACCCTGGGGAGAGGAATGCTCAAACGGGAGAACACCCAGGATTCGCAAGGTCGCAATCCGCAACTATAAGAGTCTCGCCGAAGTAGGGGTTGAGCTTGGTCGGTTGACGGTTTTCATCGGGCCGAACGGTTCCGGAAGAGGCAACGTCGTTGATGCTCCTCGCTTCGTGCGGAATGTCCTCAATGTGGGGCTTAGACACGGCGATCGCCCGACGCTGGGGCATCTAGCGGGTCTGCCGCGCAGGAAGCGAATCGCTCGCGATCGAACTTCATGCGGATTCCCTTCGGAAGAAACAGTGATGAACACGGCTCAAAGCGGTAGCCAAGGATGTGACGCGGATTCAACGGAAATCCCGACGGGAGATGATGCTGGCTGCGAACGGAGTATTCTTGGTGACTGCGTTCTACCGGGCGAGCGGTCACGACCGCCAAGTGGCGTCCTACCCCACTCGTCGGCCCACCTCGGGACGATCCCGCCGGTGGGGCCGAAAGTGTGGCCATTCGATGGGAGCGTGAGGGGGACAGCCACCGGGATTAGGGTGCACGAACGGAGGTGGCCGAGAACGCCAACCAACGAGATGGGAGACGATCTTTGCGAACGCTCGCTGTTCTTGGCGTTCTCGGCGGTTCAGCTTCAGATGTGTTCGAAGGCGACGCGCAGGTCCTCAATGATGTCATGCCAATCTTCCAGGCCGACCGAGAGCCGGATTGCTCCCGGCTCAAGGCCCCTCTGACGCTTCACCTCGTCGGGCAAGGCGGAGTGCGTCATGGAGTAGGGCTCTTCGATCAAGGTCCGGATTTGCCCCAAACTGACGGCCAACGTGATGCTGTAAGCGTGTTTGGCGATGTAATCAATGAATCGCTCCGCTGCTTCGGCGGCGGCTTTTCCATCGCCCTTCAAAACGAAATAGATCATCGAGCCGGGAGCAAACTTGCCGTCATAACTGACCATCTGCCGGCGGGCTAAGTCATACTGCGGAAACGATTCCAGTCCCGGATAGGACACGCGAGCGACCTTCGGATGTCGCTCCAGAAACTGAGCGATTCGCAGGGCGCTTTTCTGCTGATTGACCATCCGGGTCGCCAGCGTCGGCAGGCCATACACGAGAATGGGCCAGGCGTTCTTGGGCGAGAGCACGCCGCCGAAGTCCTTGCGGTACAGGAGCAGCGGCCCATGGTAGCGCCGCGGACCAATGACGGCCCCGCCCATATCGGTACCAAAGCCGCCGATGTTCTTGGTCAGGCTTTCCACGACCAAATCGGCTCCGAGCGCCAGCGGGCGTTGACAGTACGGTGTGGCGAGGGTGTTGTCGACGATTATGATCGGCCGTTCCCTCTGGGGATGACGAGCCTTCATTTCATCAACCCAGCGCCGGACTTGAGCAATATCAATCAGCTCCAACGTGGGATTCACCGGCGTCTCGAAATAGACGACGCGGGTTCGATCCGTCACCGCCTGAGAAAAGCTCTCCGCCTTCGTCAGGTCAGCGAATCTGACCTGAATGCCGTAGCGTGGCAACCAATTTGCGAACAGGCTGTATGTGCACCCGTATAAGAGATGGTGGGCGACGATCTCATCGCCCGCTTTTGTCGTCACGCCGATGGCGGCGCTGATGGCCGCCATCCCGCTGGCGAAGCAGACGGCCGTCTCGCCCCCCTCAGCATAGGCCAGATTCTCTTCCAAGAGGCCGCGCGTCGGTTCGTCCAGACGATCGTAAATGTAAATGGGCACGTGCCCGCTCAATCCCGCTTCTTCCGACGCGAACTCGACGAATCCTTGAGCCCCCCGATGAACCGAGCCCAGCCGATAGGCGGACGAAGCCGACATGGGGGGGACAATGTGATGATCGAAATCCCACCGCTTGCTCTCGAAGTTTCCGTGAATGAGATGCGTGCGCATGCGATAATCTTCTTTCTTGCCCCGGTGTTGTTTTCCCATGGCGCCTCCTTTCACCGTCATCGAAGAAAAGGTTCAATGCCTTCCCTACTATCTGGCTCGTGGGTCCAGGGCCACGCGGTTCTCACAATCGCTGCCCCGTTGAGAGAAAGTTCTATCCTCGGTCGGGTGGCCAGATGCGGGCATTGCTTTCCTCGCGCCGACATCGGCAACTCGATTTGGGTTCGATGAGTTCATGGCATTGAGCTTCCCTTCGCCGATCCGTTGAGAAGCCGCACCTTGGCTCGATCAGCTCGCGAATTTGGCCGAAAAAAGCCAAATTCCGGCCATAAAGTGTGCGGCGACCCTCGGGGATCGTCAAGAGGGCGAGCGACGACGGAGAGAGGGCGCTTCGCCTCGCGGAGCTGCGCGATCGCGAGCCGTGGGCGTTCTCGGGCTTTTACTCGAATCGCCGCGGCGACTGACTCGGCCATCTCGGCATCGAGCGCTCTCGCACGATGGGTCTTTACCGGATGCCGTCGAGGGAGAATTCACGTGTCATCAGCGTGCTGATCGCAGCGAGAAGTCCCACCTCCATGAGTTCGTTCGCTATCGGCTCGCGTGTTATCATTGTGCCGATCGCGGAGGGGATTCTTCGATGAGTGGGAAGTCGTTTCGGGCGCTCGCTCACGGGGCCATGCTGGTGGCAGCGGCTCTGCTGCTGAACGGCTGCGGTCATGAGAAGAGGACCGCGAAGTGGAAGATCGCCGTAGTGACGAAGGCTCTCGACAGCGAGTGGTGGATGTCGGTGAAGCAGGGCTGCGAGGCAGCCGCTCGCGAGCATCCGGATGTGGAGGTCGTGGTCCTGGCGCCCGAACGGGAGATCAACGTGGACCAGCAGGTCGCGATTCTCGAGGACCAGATTTTGAAGAAGGTCTCGGCCTTGGTCGTCGCTCCGGCAGGTCCATCCGAGGTGATCCCCGTGCTCGAGAAAGCCAAAGCGGCCGGGATTCCCGTGCTGCTCATGGATACGGAGGCGCCGTGGCCCGATCGAGTGAGTTTCGTCGGATTGGATAATCGGCTCGGGGGGAGGCTGGTCGGGGAGTACTTCGTGAGGGCGCTCGGGGGAAGCGGGAAAGTGGCGGTGATTCGAGGCATCCTCGGCATCTCGACGCACGAAGAGCGGATCGCCGGTTTTCGAGAGGCGTTGGCTCAAACGCCGGGGATTCACCTGGTGACAATTCAACCGGCCAATAGCGAGCGAGCGTTGGGGATGAGCGTGATGGAGAATATCCTCACGGCGCATCCGGACGTGAAGGCGGTGTTTGCGACCAATGATCAGATGGCTCTCGGGGCGATGGAGGCCCTAGCGGCGCGCAAGCTCACAGGGCGCATCCTCCTTGTGGGCTTCGACGCCACTCAGGAAGCCTTGCGCGCGGTCAAGGCGGGACAATTGCAGGGGACCGTGGCCGGACACGGCTTCGAGATGGGAAAGCGGGCCGTGGAACTGGCCATTCGGACGCTTCGCGGCGAGCCCGTGGAGAAGCACGTCGAGATTCGCCCGACGCTGGTCACTCGGGAGAACGTGGATCAGTTTTTGAGGTGAAGCGTATGTTCCTGGCTCTCAATGGCGCGACGACGATGCGCGCGGATCTGGAGACGGATCTTCGCGTCGCCCATTTCGCCGGATTCGACGCGATTGAGATCTGGGCGGCGAAATTACGGGCATATGCGAAGCGCCAGACGTTGCGCGAGTTAAGGGCGGCGCTGGAGCGCTATGGGCTTCGGGCCTACAGCATCAATTCCATCGAGCACATCACGTTTCGTTCTCCGGAACGGTGGAGCGAACTCCTG
The genomic region above belongs to Blastocatellia bacterium and contains:
- a CDS encoding PLP-dependent aspartate aminotransferase family protein; amino-acid sequence: MGKQHRGKKEDYRMRTHLIHGNFESKRWDFDHHIVPPMSASSAYRLGSVHRGAQGFVEFASEEAGLSGHVPIYIYDRLDEPTRGLLEENLAYAEGGETAVCFASGMAAISAAIGVTTKAGDEIVAHHLLYGCTYSLFANWLPRYGIQVRFADLTKAESFSQAVTDRTRVVYFETPVNPTLELIDIAQVRRWVDEMKARHPQRERPIIIVDNTLATPYCQRPLALGADLVVESLTKNIGGFGTDMGGAVIGPRRYHGPLLLYRKDFGGVLSPKNAWPILVYGLPTLATRMVNQQKSALRIAQFLERHPKVARVSYPGLESFPQYDLARRQMVSYDGKFAPGSMIYFVLKGDGKAAAEAAERFIDYIAKHAYSITLAVSLGQIRTLIEEPYSMTHSALPDEVKRQRGLEPGAIRLSVGLEDWHDIIEDLRVAFEHI
- a CDS encoding sugar ABC transporter substrate-binding protein — encoded protein: MSGKSFRALAHGAMLVAAALLLNGCGHEKRTAKWKIAVVTKALDSEWWMSVKQGCEAAAREHPDVEVVVLAPEREINVDQQVAILEDQILKKVSALVVAPAGPSEVIPVLEKAKAAGIPVLLMDTEAPWPDRVSFVGLDNRLGGRLVGEYFVRALGGSGKVAVIRGILGISTHEERIAGFREALAQTPGIHLVTIQPANSERALGMSVMENILTAHPDVKAVFATNDQMALGAMEALAARKLTGRILLVGFDATQEALRAVKAGQLQGTVAGHGFEMGKRAVELAIRTLRGEPVEKHVEIRPTLVTRENVDQFLR